From one Brevibacterium sp. 'Marine' genomic stretch:
- a CDS encoding alpha-ketoacid dehydrogenase subunit beta: MSVTAPEATSAPAPSSVTMTKALNQALRDSLADDDTVLVFGEDVGRLGGVFRVTEGLRAEFGSNRVWDSPLAESGIIGTAIGMAMNGMRPVVEMQFDAYAYPAFEQIVSHVAKMRNRTKGRVSLPITIRIPYAGDIGGVEHHSDSSEVYWTSTPGLTVVTPSNPADAYSLLRESIASDDPVVFMEPKSRYWMKEMLSLPVTTAPMNRAQVIREGTDATLLAYGPTVRTALDSAEAGAEHGLSIEVIDLRTLSPFDDETVSASVRKTSRAAIIHEAAQFGGYGAEVAARLTERNFTHLSAPILRVAGFDVPYPSPKLEEFYLPTVERVLDALESWDWEL, from the coding sequence ATGAGCGTCACGGCACCCGAGGCGACATCCGCCCCCGCCCCGTCCTCGGTGACGATGACGAAGGCACTCAACCAGGCGCTGCGCGATTCCCTGGCCGACGACGACACCGTGCTCGTCTTCGGTGAGGATGTCGGCCGCCTCGGCGGGGTCTTCCGTGTCACCGAAGGTCTGCGGGCCGAATTCGGGTCGAACCGCGTCTGGGATTCCCCGCTTGCGGAGTCCGGCATCATCGGCACCGCAATCGGCATGGCGATGAACGGGATGCGACCTGTCGTCGAGATGCAGTTCGACGCCTACGCCTACCCTGCTTTCGAACAGATCGTCTCCCACGTGGCGAAGATGCGGAACCGGACGAAGGGCCGGGTCAGCCTGCCGATCACGATCCGGATCCCCTATGCCGGCGACATCGGCGGAGTCGAGCATCACTCGGATTCTTCGGAAGTCTATTGGACGTCGACGCCGGGGCTGACCGTCGTCACGCCGTCGAATCCGGCCGATGCGTATTCGCTGCTGCGCGAGTCGATCGCCTCTGACGACCCGGTCGTATTCATGGAGCCGAAGTCGCGGTATTGGATGAAGGAGATGCTGTCCCTGCCTGTGACGACGGCGCCGATGAATCGGGCGCAGGTCATCCGCGAGGGCACCGACGCCACTCTGCTCGCTTATGGTCCGACCGTGCGGACGGCACTGGATTCTGCTGAGGCCGGAGCCGAGCACGGACTGTCCATCGAGGTCATCGACCTGCGCACGCTCTCGCCGTTCGACGATGAGACGGTGTCCGCATCGGTGCGCAAGACCTCGCGCGCGGCGATCATCCATGAGGCCGCGCAGTTCGGCGGCTACGGCGCCGAGGTGGCCGCCCGCCTCACCGAACGCAACTTCACCCATCTGTCGGCCCCGATCCTGCGGGTCGCCGGATTCGATGTGCCCTATCCGTCGCCGAAGCTCGAGGAGTTCTACTTGCCGACCGTCGAACGCGTACTCGATGCGCTCGAGTCCTGGGATTGGGAGCTGTGA